The window TGCCTTGTATACAGGCATCATCATCAATGGTATTGAGCAGACTGGCATCTAGCGTACCGGTTTTCAGCAGTGCTTTCCAATCAACACAATAAATAACGGCCCGCCATTTGGTACCTTCGGCGTTAAGGCGGATGGAGTTGCCAATAAAAGTAGGACCAGTACCGTTATAGGCTATCCCCGTAGGGTGATTAATTACATCCTGCCCGTTTTTGGTAAGCTTTACTTCTTTATGCTGATAAACAAGGCTATCTCCCTCCATCTTAAACTCACGGATCATGCCTACCTCCCGGTCTCCGTATAAAAATATGCGGCCTTTTTGGTAGGAGATGCCCTGGCATGCGCCCAAAGAATCGATAGTGATCGAACGTTTAAGTTGATGGTCAATATTACCGGATGTTATGCTCCCGATACCGAATATTAGTGCAGCTATGGTTAAAGTAATTTTTTGCATATGTTGAATGTTTATCGTGGGTCAAGTGGTTCGTCGGGATCAATTTGTTTCGCATCTTCAACGGGGTAATATTCAACCTCGGTTTCCGAGTTCCGTTTGGCCAGTTTGTAGGGCACGTAGTTTAGCTCCTTTTGGCAGCGGGCATCCATCGTCATAATAAAATCTGTTTGCGATTTATCTGTTACCACAATACCGGGCTTATCGGCCGGGATGCCGTATTTATAGATAAGCCTGGCGCTGTTACGCATGTTGGTAGTAGTATGGCGCGCATGCGGCTCAATAATGATGGCATTTTCGGGGATATGCAGGGTTTTCATCAGGTATGCCTTCATTTCTTCGGCTTCGTTATATTTGGTTTTGTAGGGATGCACTTTGCCGCCAGATACGATGATGAACGGAGCTTTACCTAACTTATATTGCTGAACAGCCAACCTGCACCGCAGCATACCTTCGCCACTTAAAGGCGAAGTTAAATTGTCGGGCCCGGCGCCGGGCACCATAATGTTTGAGTAGGGATAAGCAGACCATTTAATGGTTTTTGCCCTTATTACGGCGGCTTTATTCGCCCCGAGTTCCATAGGCTCGTAATTGGCCGGATCCTGCCGCTCATTTATCTGCAGATAAAGCAATGCAGCCTGCATCGATGGCTTAAAAAACAAGCCCGTGTTTTTAACGTCGCCAATCAAAGTAGCAGTAACATCGTACATTAAAGTACGATAAGCCTTTGCATGAACATTGTAACTGATAGAATCTATTTGCGGATAGTTAGGTTTTTTCCCTTCGGCGTATACCGATATCGTATAGTTAATACTGCCGGCATCCTGCTCCCAGGCCTTTTGCAAGAGCTCCACATCGGGCAGTTTTTTATATAAGCTGTACGCACCGGATGGAATCAACTTTGATTTTACCAACTTGCCCAAAGCGTTACCTGGTTTGTAGATAGCGGCAAGGCGCTCAGTTACTACCCGGATCTCTTCATCGGTAAATTTAACAGCAGCAGTTAAGCACGATGCATCAACACAATCGGTAAGAGAAGTATTGAGCTTGCCTAATTTTTGTTGAGCGAGTTGCGCCAGTTGAGAATCGCCCTTAAGTAATAAACCTGCTTCGTTATCCTGCTCAAAAAGGGAGAGCAAATAGTAGTTTTTTACTTCCACATAGTCGGTTGATACTTTTTTTTCGCCGGTTGCAAGGGGCGCCTGGGCGTAATTACTTAACCAACTAAGGCACAGCAGCGATAATACTATAGTTTTTTTCATAGGTGTTTTTTAACAAAGCGTAAAGAAACCCCTCTTAGTTAAACTTAAGATTAACCCCAGGTAACAATCTTATAGATGGTTCTGTCACGGGATCGGCTAAAGTAATTTACGTGTAAAAACTTACCAGATTTGCGATGCCGGCGGTTGACGGATAGCGCGAGTAAATCAACCGGTTTTTTATTAAATTTCAGACTTTACTGGTGTAAAGCGATAACCCGGTTTAATTGCTGTTATATGGAGAGAGACGGATATTGAGGAGTACCGGCGGTGGCTATTCATCCGCAATAAAACTTATAAAAATCAATCTGTTCAATTTCAAGGGAACAACAGTATTGTAGTATACTAATCGTTCAATCCTTTTCCGTCCAGAATTTGGGGTATATATTTATCAACCCTTGCCTCGCGGGTTTTGGATTGTTTTGGGGCAGCAAAATGTAGCAGGTATGCCCTTTGCCGCCCGGGTGTTAATGCTTCAAATGCAGTTTTCAGCATGGGCATTCCATCTAATTTATTTTTAAATTCTTCGGCCATTGCAAATTCATCTGTCTTTTTCAAGCTCACTTTCAAACCCGCTTTTTCGGCTTCAATAGCCTCATAAACGTAGGCTTTAAGGGTGGCTTTTAAAGCCATTATTTCCTGCACGCTGGTAAACCGCACCTGCCGTGCCGCCTGTACATTTTCTGATTGCTGAATCAAAATACCGCTGGCATCATTTAATAAGGCGCCTTTGAAAAATAAAACTGCACAGTATTCTTTAAATACATGTATCAGTACGATGTTATTTTCCTGATAAGTATAACAAGGACAGCCCCACTTCAATTCTTCAGTAAGCCCGCAATCCAAAATGATCAATCTTAATTGCTCCAGTTCTTCGTGCCACTTTTCGCCTTTGTTAAAATAAAAATCAACCTTCGGGTTCATGGTATCTGCTTAATATTGGTTATCAGTTGCTATACAAAATTCACACCTTTAACAAGCCGCGAAAACCCCTTGCGGCATAGTAGGATTCGGCTCCGTTATGGTAAAGAAACACCGTATCGTACCGGCGATCGCAAAACACAGCCCCGCCAAGTTTCCTGATCTCCGCCGGTGTTTTTACCCAACTTGATGTTTTCAAATCAAACTTTCCAAGCTTTTGCAAAGCGCGGTATTCATCTTCTGTCAAAATCCCTATACCCATGGCCTCAGCCACGTCAATAGCGGTATTCTCCGGCTTAAATTCTTTCCGTGCCTCATGCGCCGCCCTGTCATAACACAAACTTCTGCGACCTTTAGGGCTTTCGGCCGAGCAATCATAAAAAATGTATTCGCCTGTATTTTTATCAACGCCAACAATAT is drawn from Mucilaginibacter ginsenosidivorax and contains these coding sequences:
- a CDS encoding DUF4256 domain-containing protein, with product MNANLSAEKSGELLALLKARFEKNMNRHEGIEWAVVQAKLQANAEKLWSLNEMEITGGEPDIVGVDKNTGEYIFYDCSAESPKGRRSLCYDRAAHEARKEFKPENTAIDVAEAMGIGILTEDEYRALQKLGKFDLKTSSWVKTPAEIRKLGGAVFCDRRYDTVFLYHNGAESYYAARGFRGLLKV
- a CDS encoding YdeI/OmpD-associated family protein; the encoded protein is MNPKVDFYFNKGEKWHEELEQLRLIILDCGLTEELKWGCPCYTYQENNIVLIHVFKEYCAVLFFKGALLNDASGILIQQSENVQAARQVRFTSVQEIMALKATLKAYVYEAIEAEKAGLKVSLKKTDEFAMAEEFKNKLDGMPMLKTAFEALTPGRQRAYLLHFAAPKQSKTREARVDKYIPQILDGKGLND
- a CDS encoding YdcF family protein, which produces MKKTIVLSLLCLSWLSNYAQAPLATGEKKVSTDYVEVKNYYLLSLFEQDNEAGLLLKGDSQLAQLAQQKLGKLNTSLTDCVDASCLTAAVKFTDEEIRVVTERLAAIYKPGNALGKLVKSKLIPSGAYSLYKKLPDVELLQKAWEQDAGSINYTISVYAEGKKPNYPQIDSISYNVHAKAYRTLMYDVTATLIGDVKNTGLFFKPSMQAALLYLQINERQDPANYEPMELGANKAAVIRAKTIKWSAYPYSNIMVPGAGPDNLTSPLSGEGMLRCRLAVQQYKLGKAPFIIVSGGKVHPYKTKYNEAEEMKAYLMKTLHIPENAIIIEPHARHTTTNMRNSARLIYKYGIPADKPGIVVTDKSQTDFIMTMDARCQKELNYVPYKLAKRNSETEVEYYPVEDAKQIDPDEPLDPR